From Brassica rapa cultivar Chiifu-401-42 chromosome A06, CAAS_Brap_v3.01, whole genome shotgun sequence:
aaaatatcatttaatagtaaaacatatatatttttatatatatatatagattatactatataccataagattacataaatattttaatattaaaactttcaatgaattttcaaaaacatttataaattataaacttattaaagatttcacattgaaaattttgttatcaatgatttaaatattcagttgtaaaatgatatgaatgatcatagaactgtatgattataaattctcatttaataaatgactatataaaatatactattcttagaaaactaggttggtccatcttgacttacattatattttttattaaactaactatcgaattgataaataatctaccaaatttttttttgcactttccttaattagaaactacgaaattacctaatatgattaacgtatatatgaaaattaattattatgaataataaatatttgataacaattttggtatcttagttctttttttttaattttatattattgaaagatattaaaaaatcacattaaatatataacaaaaatatttatattttttcttatatgttatatttaaatttttcaaaacgtctatatattattagaaatttgaatattcccactctgaaaattttgtgatcaatagattatttttttgttataataagttacaaatgatcataaaatataacgcatatgaatttttatttaataaatattcaaactaaataatatatatatatatataaacactaatgatttaaatcaacaagattggctgatcaatttagtcgtcgagttgaaatctttcaaaagtatgtgaaagactaaagtcaaagtaaatatggatttagaatagtagtaatattttactaaccaaatatcaaaaaaaaaccgaaccgaaccgaaaccaacccgatatccggattgaacacccgtaatccaaatgaagccaaactattgtttcattctccaaaatataataaaaataataacttaatcccgcgcaaggcgcgggtcttatcctagtgtaGATGATGTAACAAGAGAGAGATTGGTACAAAACAAATAGGTTTGAACAAACACAAAAACTCGGTTTTGTATAAAATGTGaattacataaaaaatatattgccACCAGAGATATCTTTCCTCACTTCCTTATCCACTATTGAACTCCATGCACGATGGATCACTTTTACTGGACTTCCAACGCTCATGCGCATTAGCTCTGAATCTTGGCTTAGATTTTGACATGTATTTCCATCATTCAACTTTTAACTTTGTGGAAtgaataaagttaaaaaaaaaactgtggaATGGAGTTTGTTCTCCCTTGTGAACTGTGATGCATTGTATTGTCCCCTCTTATCTCTAATCTTGTTCCACCACATGTGTACTTTTATTAAGAGAATCTACTTGCTTGCTTCTTGTTTCTGTTGCTTCGGTTTCGTTTACAAAACCTTCCAGTAAACCAAGAAAAGCGACTAATCGGATTAAAGTAATGTCTATTCTTGGTTCTGGTTAGATCTTTGTTACTTGTCCAAATTCTAACAATAGTAAAAAGTATTAGTATGTTATTTCTTATTGTACTTTTCTCTCGACAAATGGTATCACTTTGATTCAGATCTGCAAAAATAAAGTACTGACTTAATATATTACGTGTAGTTTATACTTTAGGATAAACCAATTATGCTTGCTAAAAATAATCATCCAGTCACGCGTGTCGTTAATGGTACAAAGTATGTTCGTCgtgatcaaaaaaataaaagttaaagatTCTGCCTATACGTATGCTATTTTGTTCATTAATCAAACTCAAAAAGTGTTTTAGTAAACAAAAAACACTATTCTCTTTGTAAATTTTGCAGGAAAAGCTGTGCAATAAAGGACAACATGTGTGTTCCCGAAaagttacaaaatttaatttaaaatcccAAAACTTTCACATTCTCACATATTAGCCCCACTTAGCTccctttcttcttctactcttcttcatctcaataGCTCACTCACTTCCCTCACATATCTCTCTCTGTTTCGCCATTAACGAACTTTCAAAAACGCTAAAATTCAAACTAACTTCTGTTCGGTTTTAATATCAGAAATGAGAGAGCTTGAGCGGTTGAAGACGAGCATTAACCTTCATCAATGGCCACCCATTGGAGCTCCGATGAATCTCCGGCGAGAAGAGCCGTGGAAATCTCGATTCGACGACTCAGTCAACGCCGTCTCGTTCGGTTTCGTCGCAACGGCTATTCTCATCTCAATGTTCCTCGTCATGGCTATCTTCGAGAGACTGATCCGGACCACCAccactactactactactactactaacCAAGATTCATCTTCTGGTCGGGTCCTTTCGGGTATGGATTCTCGGGTCGGGTTCAACGGCGCAGCATCTAAGCTCGGTTATCAATCTCCAAAGGCAAGTACTTTTTACTTTTCGCTTCGCTAAGAATAAAGTCGTAAAACATAGATTCCTTAATTGTCGCGTTATTGTCTGATTAGTACTGTTAAGTTAAGTGTTAAAACACTTTGATTCCCGTCAAATCTGATTTTGACACGTGTGATGAACTTCTGGTAAAACAAGAACTAAAAGAAAGCTTCTGTTTTTCTTAATTGTGTACTAGACACAAAAGGTTTAGCTTTTGCTTAATTATTATTCCAAATAAAAGTttacatttttaagttttgggGTTATTTTCATTTGATGTGAACACGTTCATCTCAAAAGCAAATGAAGAAAACATCATAGAGGTTTTGATTCTGTGTACTATTTGAGTATTGAAAGAGACCAAACATTGCACATGCTTTTACATAATCAACATTAAAGATGTCTCACTCACACATGCATACACTatttgactatatatatatagatgtataTATGGTGATGCATTCATTGATTTCTTTCGTCATTCAGAATCAGAGGCGTGCCTACAttgtattgaaaaaggcattcgcctTAGGCCTCCGAATAATATTACGTTTTCTAGGgtctcaaaatttaaaataatttttattttagttgcttaaacttatttctaaaaaaaaaatttcacgAGAATCGAATAACTTAATTTCTAAatccatatatttttttcttataggaCACAACATAACATATttacttaataaatttattcttgTAAGTGTTAAACTTATGTATTTCATGAAGGTGATATATCGTattagaaaattgttttttttatagttgtatataaatatatttttaaaacttgcctTAGGCCCCTAAAATCCTTTGCACGGCACTGTTCAGAATCtcctgttttaattttttttgcttcttcatAATGACTAAAGGAGACAAGGAACAAGTGTAATAAAGTCTTGTTTGTTGGAGATTGATTCGTTTATAAGTATTATTGACgtgtaaatacaaaaaactatgCGTGTTGTAGATGGAAAATGAGGTCTAACGTCCAAGTCTAATAAGACCATGTGTGACTGACATGTCCTAGGAACACAAATGACCCCACAAGCTTTCTTGAAACCTAACATCCCTCCTATTCTAGAGTTAAGTCATGTTCTTGTGGATTAAATGGAGACTGCATAGTCTTCTTGACTCCAAAGACCAATGCCAGTAAGATCTTAATCCATATGTGAACTTGAATGGAGTTATTAGAGAAATAGTAGCACATTAAAGAGTTTGCTCTTCATTGTCATATTGCTGGAATAATAGTTTCATGTGGAGTTTTAAATTCTAAATAGCAGTAGGTTAACATTGGTCATAAACGGCTATTGAATCCCACTTGTGTTTCGAGAAACGGGTCAAAGATTGAATTAGGTCTTCCTCCCTGATGATCGTGGGACCTCTTTTTATACCTTGTTTTCTTGTTAGATATACTCGTTTTGATAAAGACTGACTGGCATTTATAGATTGATTTTGCATGGTTATGGAACAAACCATGTGATCATAGACTAGATAGAACCATTCCAAGACATGGGAGGACCCATAAATGTAAACTTAAGCCAAGTGTGTTTGCCCCTTTCCTTGCTCTTAACTTGAGTTTCTGTTGGGGAACAATGACACATGTATTAGATCTGTCATTGTCTTCTCCCACTCAAATTATCTCATTTGCTAATGTGTTTTGTTGGCTcatgaaataaatttattatgagAATCTTTTGCTTCTATCTGTTGgctttttgtttgtgtttttcttttaaatttatgaatGACTGATTTTTTCTGATGTATTAATCATGCAGATGACTGTTTACACAAACGGTGTATCGGTATTGATGCCAGGAGATGATATCCCTACTTTCATCGCGCATCCAGCGCCCGTGCCATGTCCTCAACGCATCATCTCACAGTCTCAGCATCAACATAGCTCATCGAGTGATTCTTCCAACTCAAACTCCATTCAAGAATGTTGAAAGACTGTTTATTTGATCTCGTATCGCCACCACCATTGGCTTTATTAAAACATTTCAAGCCACCAACCACATTGAGCTGAGTTGAGTTTGGCatctgatgtttttttttctcctgaTGATTCCGCTACATTTATTGGGTTCGGGAGTTATTTATGCGTATTTTATGTACATAGCATTAGGATTGAAACTGGTTTCTCCTTGGTTTAATTAAGCATATATATTCAAGATTTGACACTAGTTTTATAATTTCTCTGCCATTTGCTAGTTAcatgagagagagaagagagtatagtcacttttttctttctcaaagaTTTGGAACTTTGCACACAACTCTTATCTTCACCTCTAAAGTCCAATCCTCACTGGAGTTACTTCACACTAGTAAACTGATATAAAAATCAACATCTAACTTGCTTGTTATgtgttcaaagaaaaaaaaaacttgcttGTTATGGTAAATGGGCTTGGGACTTGGGTTTTGTGTACACCTTTAATCTTTATGTTAGTGAGTGAAAGAATCTGTAATTTTCTGGATTTTGGAATGTAGCCAATAGCCATATGACTCTCTTGTTTGTGTAGTCAATATCGATTCGACTACTATGTAAATGGTACATGTATATAACTTTATCGTCTGGTCATTCTAAATGGCACTTCTGTCATATGTTGTACCACTGTTTTTTGGAAAAGTTGACTTATACAAGTCTTTCGCATGTGTGACTTTTAGAATCCACATATAGTATAGGGAAATATATTTTCTtgcatcaaaataaaattttaatttatctatGTTTCAAGAGTTTTTAAAGCATGCGTATCttggtccaaaaaaaaaagcatgcgTATCTCTTAGACGGATTGAATGAAGAGTGTAGATTTCACAGTTTGGATTGACCAAGTCCGCACACACATGCAAGATAATGCTTACGAGTTCACAGTCACAGTAAACTTGTACTTATAGATCATGCCAGTACAAATCTGTAAAATAGATATCAATATTAATTACGTGATGTACTATTTTACccgataaaaaaaaagagagaaatatgtcataataataaacaaaattttatgcGTAATTTGCATGGTGGTGACTGCCTGACTGGTGTGTACATATGGAGTGGTGATAGCAGTTTTGTTTTAATGACTGGtcattttcttaaatttaattcaaataGTTTCCGTAGTTAACGCTGTAGCCACTTGCTAGGTGGCACACAACAAAAccatgttttttaaaaaaaacttatcattCTGACTATTAACTGTTATCAACTCatctttaaacattttttaGGCTTACTGTAATgaatagaaaaaatataaacgTCGGTGAAAAGTTAGTTTTTCTCACTTAAATCCAAAATATTGCCGATAAATACCCATACATGTCTCCCTACACATCCAGTCTCTGCTACTATCATAACACagcataaaagaaaaagaaaaaactacgCCGTTGTCTATTATGGGTTGTTGCATTTCCGCCACAGCCACCGCCACTGCCACCACCGACAAGAAAAATGAGCCTGTCTCCAGAAAGAACACAACAGCACTGTCTCCGGTAGCCGTTGTCGAGGAAGAGACAGTAGTCAAAGAAGTCTTGTCCGAAACCACATTGGTAACTTCACTAAACGACAATTCGGCAATGGAAACGACAAGGAACAAGGTTCCAGAAgaggaggtggaggaggagaagaaaccTGGAGCTGTCGACGCTGATCCTGACCCGGTTTTAGCCGAGAAAGGTTCGGTTGAACCGGGAAAAGGATCAGAGGTTTCGGAAGTTTGCAGTTTGAGCGAGAGCTTGCTTTCTATCGTGAGTGGGTGCGACGAGGAAGAAGTGAAACAGAGGAAACTGCATGGAGTGAGACAGAGGTCTCCGGCGAAATATCGGGACCGGGTCGTGGCTAATAACTACCCGACCCGGAGAACAGATATGTCTCCACGTAAGAGAAACATcgaaggaggaggagaaggagctGGCTCGGTGAGGATGGTGCCATCGGGTACGGGTCAGAGAGACCCGACTGAGAGGTCCGAGAGGAGGAGGTCCAGGTCGCCGGCAATCAACAGGCCCGTCATGGTGGGGCCGAGTCGGAATCATTATGTAAGTACGGACAATGGTGGTGTAATGATGAAAAAAGGTCAGTCTCCGGGCCGGGTGAGACCTTATCCGAATAAAAACGGGTCGGAGCAAGACTGTCATCGTCAGTGGCCGAGTCAGAATGATAATTCTACCTCTAATGATTCGTTTGAAAACCCTCTTGTATCCTTAGAGTGTTTCATTTTTCTATGAGATTATTATTATTGCGAAGAAGAATATTCCGGAGCATAATACTCGAATTATCGATGGATTTTAATCAAAGAATTTGTTTAGCTTTGTATTGGATCTATTCTCAGTATTCATAAGTTTGGCAATTTCAAGATTTGTTTGGTTGtgtctaaaatatattttcagtttttcGGTAACAATAAGAGTAAGGAGAAGATATATTTCCATTTTTCGGCAATTATAAGAGTAAGGAAAAAGATAAAATCAATAAAGAAATTATATGAACGTATGTTTGAGTTGTTGGACGGCAAAAGATTTGCTTCTCTGAcatcattattatattttctgacAGAAAAAATCAGACGCAAGCAAAAAAGGGTTGGTAACTTTGACTCCCCTAAAAAGTTTGTTACCATACACAAAATTCAAATAACATGTAAACTAAGTTTAGTCTAACTATGTATCTTTATGTTATGATCTTCAACTAATCAACTTGAGTATGTTGTGTGTATTATAAACTATATGAAATACTTAACAATATAGTTATTTAATCAACCTAGTCAAAGAGTTGATTAAGCTTTTGAATGTTTATGTATAAACTATAAAGTCTAATTGCTAAataaatacaatataatattattgaatTTCGGATTTCTAAGATTTTTATGCGCATTTTCTTTCCAAAATATATAGTATTTGATATTATGGATACACAATTCATACTCCAAACTATATACTAGTATATAATGAGATTCTTCTATGCTGAACACAGAGAGAGTCAAAAATGTCCATGTAACAAATGACAAAAC
This genomic window contains:
- the LOC103871879 gene encoding uncharacterized protein LOC103871879, which translates into the protein MGCCISATATATATTDKKNEPVSRKNTTALSPVAVVEEETVVKEVLSETTLVTSLNDNSAMETTRNKVPEEEVEEEKKPGAVDADPDPVLAEKGSVEPGKGSEVSEVCSLSESLLSIVSGCDEEEVKQRKLHGVRQRSPAKYRDRVVANNYPTRRTDMSPRKRNIEGGGEGAGSVRMVPSGTGQRDPTERSERRRSRSPAINRPVMVGPSRNHYVSTDNGGVMMKKGQSPGRVRPYPNKNGSEQDCHRQWPSQNDNSTSNDSFENPLVSLECFIFL
- the LOC103871878 gene encoding uncharacterized protein LOC103871878: MRELERLKTSINLHQWPPIGAPMNLRREEPWKSRFDDSVNAVSFGFVATAILISMFLVMAIFERLIRTTTTTTTTTTNQDSSSGRVLSGMDSRVGFNGAASKLGYQSPKMTVYTNGVSVLMPGDDIPTFIAHPAPVPCPQRIISQSQHQHSSSSDSSNSNSIQEC